The Cellulophaga lytica DSM 7489 nucleotide sequence TACGTTGTCTGGAATACCATCGTTATCTGCATCTATATCTAAATGGTTTGGTATACCATCTCCGTCTGTATCTAGAGGATCTGTTAATGGATCATTATCATTATCTAAGTTTGGATCTTCTACTGTATCTAAAATACCATCATTATCATCATCTAAATCTACAGCATCTGGAACTCCGTCACCATCTGTATCTTTTCTGTCATCTGTAGGATCTAAATAGTCTGGTGTACCATCACCGTCTGTATCATCATTAGTTGGGTCACCATCGCCATCTGCATCTTCATCTGGTGTGTTTATACCATCACCATCATCATCTAAATCTCTGTAGTTTACATCTTCTGTACCGTCTGTATCTGGTAAATCGTTTGCTGGATCATTAATCTCATCATTAACATCAAATCCATCGTTTACATCTGATCCTTCATAACCATCATCTAAACCATCACCATCTGTATCTACACCTGTAAATGTTTGGTCTGGTTCTCCATCAAAGTTAAAGTCGTTACCCTCATTATTATCTGGAACTGAATCATTATCACTATCTAAGTCAATGTAATCTGGTGTATCCTCACCATCGTGATTGTTTGGTGTAATTCCTTCGTCTCCTGATCCTTCATAAGCATCATCTAAACCATCCATATCTGAATCGTTTCCGCTTGGTGCTATGTAACCGTCTGTTGTTTGTCCTTCTACGTTGTCTGGAATACCATCGTTATCTGCATCTATATCTAAATGGTTTGGTATACCATCGCCATCTGTATCTAGAGGATCTGTTAATGGATCATTATCATTATCTAAGTTTGGATCTTCTACTGTATCTAAAATACCATCATTATCATCATCTAAATCTACAGCATCTGGAACTCCGTCACCATCTGTATCTTTTCTGTCATCCGTAGGATCTAAATAATCTGGTGTACCATCACCGTCTGTGTCATCATTAGTTGGGTCACCATCGCCATCTGCATCTTCATCTGGTGTGTTTATACCATCACCATCATCATCTAAATCTCTGTAGTTTACATCTTCTGTACCGTCTGTATCTGGTAAATCGTTTGCTGGATCATTGATCTCATCATTAACATCAAATCCATCGTTTACATCCGATCCTTCATAACCATCATCTAAACCATCACCATCTGTATCTACACCTGTAAATGTTTGGTCTGGTTCTCCATCAAAATTAAAGTCGTTACCCTCATTATTATCTGGAACTGAATCATTATCACTATCTAAGTCAATGTAATCTGGTGTATCCTCACCATCGTGATTGTTTGGTGTAATTCCTTCATCTCCTGATCCTTCATAAGCATCGTCTAAACCATCCATATCTGAATCGTTTCCGCTTGGTGCTATGTAACCGTCTGTTGTTTGTCCTTCTACGTTGTCTGGAATACCATCGTTATCTGCATCTATATCTCTAAAGTCTGGATTAGAATCTGAATCTGAATTTGTTGGTATAATACCTTCTCCAGAGCCAGGTGTAGTTTCATAAGCATCATCTAAACCGTTACCATCTGTATCAAAAGTACAAGGGTGCACAATAGCATTACCTCCTTGAGCTTCAATATTATCTATAATACCATCATTATCAGAATCTATATCTCTAAAATCTGGTTTCTTATCTCCGTCTGTATCAACTGGAGTTAAACCTAAACCTGGACAACTTTGGTAAGCATCATCTAAACCATCACAGTTAGCATCCTTTCCTTTAGGTGCAATATAATCGTCTGTGTTTTGCGCTTCTATATTATCTATAATTCCGTCATCATCAGAATCTATATCTCTAAAATCCGGAAGAGAATCACCATCTGTATCAACAGGTGTAATTCCCTGACCTGTACCACAATAATCTTCATAATGATCATCTAAACCATTTTTTGGAGCAGAATCCATACCGCAAGGTGCAGTAAATTCGTTTGTAGGCTGAGCTTCTACATTATCTAAAATTCCGTCATTATCAGAATCTATATCCAAATAATCTTTTCTAGTATCTCCATCAGTATCTATTGGAGTTAAACCTCCACAACTTCCTGGTGTTTCCTCGTATGCATCATCTAAACCATTACCGTCAGAATCTATGCCACTTGGAGCTATATACCCCACTGATAACTGCGCTTCTACATTGTCTAAAATACCGTCATTGTCAGAATCTATATCTAAACTATTTGGTATTCCGTCCTTGTCAAAATCACCGTTTCCTTCTACTGTATCAATAATACCGTCATTATCATCGTCAATATCAACGTGATCAAAAACGCCATCACCGTCTGTGTCTACACCAGGACCAAAGTCTGCGTAAACAGTGAATGAAGAGAATATAAATACAAGTAAAAAAGTAAACAGAGGTGTCCTTTTTTTAGATAAGGACCTGCTAATTATTAAAGTAAAGTTTTCCATAAATGATAGTTAGTGTTACTAATCACCATGGCATTTTTTGTTAAGTTTACTTAAAAAGATTTTGGGACTTCTTGCTTAAACTGGATGCTAAGTTAAAGTTATTTTTATATACTGCATTAAATTTGATATCATAAGTTGCATCCGTTCTTTGAAGCGCAAATTTAATCGTTTAAATGTTAATTTTTTAACTTTCTTGTTTGAAAATTTAACAAAAAAAAATCTTAACGTCATTTTATAAAAAAAGGATAATCTAAAAAAAAAGCACTTCATCGAAATTAAAAAAAGCTAACTAGTTAGTAATCTAGCTACTTAATATTTGTTAACAGAGTTATTAGCATTCTATTATTTACCGTACTTTTGCAACAAATTTTTTTAAATGAGTTTTGAAAAAGAAATACAAAAGAGAAGGACTTTTGGAATCATATCTCACCCTGATGCTGGTAAAACAACATTAACAGAAAAGTTATTACTTTTTGGTGGTGCAATACAAGAAGCCGGAGCAGTAAAAAACAATAAAATAAAGAAATCTGCTACCAGTGATTTTATGGAAATTGAAAGACAGAGAGGTATTTCTGTTGCTACGTCTGTACTTGCCTTTATATACAAGGATAAGAAAATAAATATTTTAGATACACCAGGACACAAAGATTTTGCTGAAGATACATTTAGAACCTTAACAGCTGTAGATAGCGTTATTGTTGTTATTGATGTGGCTAAAGGTGTAGAGGAGCAAACTGAAAAATTGGTTGAAGTATGTAGAATGCGTAAAATACCAATTATTGTTTTTATAAATAAATTAGACCGTGAAGGTAAAGATGCTTTTGATTTACTTGATGAAGTAGAACAAAAGCTAGGCCTATCTGTTACTCCATTAAGTTTCCCAATTGGCATGGGTTATGACTTTAAAGGAATTTATAATATTTACGAGAAAAACATTAACCTTTTTAGCGGCGACAGTAAAAAAAATATTGAAGAAACTATTGCTTTTGATGATGTTCAAAATTCAGAATTAGAAAACGTAATAGGAGAAAAAGCGGCGCAGACTTTAAGGGATGACCTGGAGTTGGTAAATGGAGTTTACCCTGAGTTTAGCAAAGAGAAATATTTATCTAGTGAACAGCAGCCAGTTTTCTTTGGTTCTGCTTTAAATAATTTTGGTGTTCGAGAACTATTAGATTGTTTTATTGAAATTGCCCCCTCTCCAAGGCCTAAAAAAGCAGAAGAAAGAGAGGTAATTGCAAATGAAAAACAATTTAGTGGATTTGTTTTTAAAATACACGCCAATATGGATCCTAAACACAGAGATAGACTAGCGTTTATAAAAATTGTGTCTGGTACTTTTGAACGCAACAAACCATATCTACATGTTAGAAATAAGAAAAAGTTAAAATTCTCTAGTCCTAATGCATTTTTTGCAGAGAAAAAAGAAATAGTA carries:
- a CDS encoding gliding motility-associated C-terminal domain-containing protein codes for the protein MENFTLIISRSLSKKRTPLFTFLLVFIFSSFTVYADFGPGVDTDGDGVFDHVDIDDDNDGIIDTVEGNGDFDKDGIPNSLDIDSDNDGILDNVEAQLSVGYIAPSGIDSDGNGLDDAYEETPGSCGGLTPIDTDGDTRKDYLDIDSDNDGILDNVEAQPTNEFTAPCGMDSAPKNGLDDHYEDYCGTGQGITPVDTDGDSLPDFRDIDSDDDGIIDNIEAQNTDDYIAPKGKDANCDGLDDAYQSCPGLGLTPVDTDGDKKPDFRDIDSDNDGIIDNIEAQGGNAIVHPCTFDTDGNGLDDAYETTPGSGEGIIPTNSDSDSNPDFRDIDADNDGIPDNVEGQTTDGYIAPSGNDSDMDGLDDAYEGSGDEGITPNNHDGEDTPDYIDLDSDNDSVPDNNEGNDFNFDGEPDQTFTGVDTDGDGLDDGYEGSDVNDGFDVNDEINDPANDLPDTDGTEDVNYRDLDDDGDGINTPDEDADGDGDPTNDDTDGDGTPDYLDPTDDRKDTDGDGVPDAVDLDDDNDGILDTVEDPNLDNDNDPLTDPLDTDGDGIPNHLDIDADNDGIPDNVEGQTTDGYIAPSGNDSDMDGLDDAYEGSGDEGITPNNHDGEDTPDYIDLDSDNDSVPDNNEGNDFNFDGEPDQTFTGVDTDGDGLDDGYEGSDVNDGFDVNDEINDPANDLPDTDGTEDVNYRDLDDDGDGINTPDEDADGDGDPTNDDTDGDGTPDYLDPTDDRKDTDGDGVPDAVDLDDDNDGILDTVEDPNLDNDNDPLTDPLDTDGDGIPNHLDIDADNDGIPDNVEGQTTDGYIAPSGNDSDMDGLDDAYEGSGDEGITPNNHDGEDTPDYIDLDSDNDSVPDNNEGNDFNFDGEPDQTFTGVDTDGDGLDDGYEGSDVNDGFDVNDEINDPANDLPDTDGTEDVNYRDLDDDGDGINTPDEDADGNGDPTNDDTDGDGTPDYLDPTDDRKDTDGDGVPDAVDLDDDNDGILDTVEDPNLDNDNDPLTDPLDTDGDGIPNHLDIDADNDGIPDNVEGQTTDGYIAPSGNDSDMDGLDDAYEGSGDEGITPNNHDGEDTPDYIDLDSDNDSVPDNNEGNDFNFDGEPDQTFTGVDTDGDGLDDGYEGSDVNDGFDVNDEINDPANDLPDTDGTEDVNYRDLDDDGDGINTPDEDADGDGDPTNDDTDGDGTPDYLDPTDNTPGTDTDGDGVPDTVDLDDDNDGILDTVEDENIDGDNDPLTNPADTDGDGIPNHLDIDADDDGIPDNVEAQTTAGYIAPNNDDAATYLANDGVNSAYLGGLTPNNHDGEDTPDYIDLDSDNDSVPDNNEGNDFDFDGVPDQQYTTIDTDGDGLDDGYEGSDVNDGFDVNDEINDPANDLPDTDGTEDVNYRDLDDDGDGINTPDEDADGDGDPTNDDTDGDGTPDYLDNMDDSTPDEDAVVVMQMVTPNSDGKNDFLWIDNVDLVPNNSLKIYNRWGIAIFEANGYNNINNVFDGKSKGRSTVRAGEVLPSGVYYYIFNYEQNGKDNTDSGYLYVSK
- a CDS encoding peptide chain release factor 3 translates to MSFEKEIQKRRTFGIISHPDAGKTTLTEKLLLFGGAIQEAGAVKNNKIKKSATSDFMEIERQRGISVATSVLAFIYKDKKINILDTPGHKDFAEDTFRTLTAVDSVIVVIDVAKGVEEQTEKLVEVCRMRKIPIIVFINKLDREGKDAFDLLDEVEQKLGLSVTPLSFPIGMGYDFKGIYNIYEKNINLFSGDSKKNIEETIAFDDVQNSELENVIGEKAAQTLRDDLELVNGVYPEFSKEKYLSSEQQPVFFGSALNNFGVRELLDCFIEIAPSPRPKKAEEREVIANEKQFSGFVFKIHANMDPKHRDRLAFIKIVSGTFERNKPYLHVRNKKKLKFSSPNAFFAEKKEIVDISYPGDIVGLHDTGHFKIGDTLTEGEELHYKGIPSFSPEHFRYINNADPMKSKPLHKGIDQLMDEGVAQLFTLEMNGRKIIGTVGALQFEVIQYRLEHEYGAKCTYENFPVFKACWVDPSDKNNDEFKEFKRVKQKFLAKDKSGKLVFLADSQFSLQMTQQKYPSVKLHFTSEFE